The DNA window CCTCGCTGGCCCACGGAGCGCTGCGCCGCAAACGCAACGCCCTCATCGAGGCACTCACCGGCCGCTTCGACGACCATCACGGCGAGTTGGCCCGGATCCTGCTCGACCAGATCGACCGCCTCGACACCGAGATCGCGAAACTCACCACACGGATCGGGCAGATACTCGACGACATCGACCCACCGTCCCAGCCGGGCGGCGGCGACGGCGACACCCCGGCGCCAGACGCCCGGCGGCGCCTGGCCGAGATCCCGGGCATCAGCACCGAGTCCGCGCAACTGATCATCGCCGAGATCGGTCTGGACATGACACGGTTCCCCACCGCGGCGCACCTGGTGTCCTGGGCGAAGCTGTGTCCGCGCACCATCCAGTCCGGTACCAGCCTCACCGCGGGCAAGACAGGCAAAGGCAATCCGTACCTCAAAGGCGCCCTCGGTATGGCCGCAGCCACCGTCGCCCGCGGCAAGGGAACGTTCCTGTCCGAACGCTACCGGCGTCTGGTCACACGTCGAGGCAAAGGCAAGGCCAAGGTCGCCGTCGCCCGCTCCATCCTCGTGATCATCTGGCACCTGCTCAACGACCCAACCGCCCGTTACCACGATCTCGGCGCCGACTTCCACGAACGCCGTATCAACACCACCCGGAAGATCAACAGCCTGGTCCGGCAACTCGAAGCCCTCGGCCACACCGTCACCCTGCAACCGACAACCTGACCCCACACCCCCACCCCGCCCGGGCTGGCCATCAACACCGGGCCAGCCCACCGCGCCCAAAACCCGTCGTGGTACAGGTCATTTACCGGTCAGATCGCGGAGCGTCAGGTCAGCACTTGACCGCCGCGAGCAGGCCGTGGCCCAGGGGGAGCAGCGCCGGGATCCAGTGCTCGGACTCCCGGATCGCCTTGATCGCCTCCCGGACGGTCACGGTCTCCACGTCCCGGGCCGCCGGGTCGCCGATCCGACCCCCGGCGAGCGCTCCGTTGAGGGCGAGCACCCCGCCCGGGCGCAGCAGTCGCAGCGCCGCGTCCACGCAGGCGTTGAAGCCGGTCGACTCGGCGTCGACGAAGACCAGGTCGTACGCGCCGTCGGCCAGCCGGGGCAGGACGTCCAGCGCCCGGCCGGTGATGATCCTCGTACGCCCGGCGGGAAACCCGGCCTCCGTGAAGATCCGGCGGGCGATCCGCTGGTGCTCCACCTCGACGTCGATGGTGGTGAGGACGCCGTCCGGGCGCATGCCGCGCAGCAGCCAGACGCCGCTGACGCCGGTGCCGGTGCCGATCTCCACCACGGCCCGCGCGCTCCCGGCGGCGGCGAGCAGCCGCAGGGCGGCGCCCGCGCCCGGGGTCACCGCGTCGAGGCCCACCTCGCGGGCGAGGCTGCGGGCGGTCCGCAGCACGAGGTCCTCGGTGACGTACGACTCGGCGAACTGCAGCGCCTGCGTCGTCGGACTACCGGAACTGGCGGCCGTGGCGATGGGACACCTCCGTCAGGGGCGGGTTGGCGCTATGAGCCTAGAGGCGGGGCCGGACGCACGCAGCCGCGAGTCCGGTGCCCGACGATCTTCGGCGGAACGTGCCCGCCCGGGCGGTCCGCGGCCCGACGATCACGCGGACAAGCGGTGACTGCACTCGGTGCATTCGTGCAATCCTGGAGGCGGCATCCCCGTCGTCGGGACCGGCCACCCGGGCCGGGCGCGTGACGAGGGATCCGGGGACGACTGGGAGGCACCGACGTGACCGACGGCTGGGACTGGCGCCAGCCAGGGGGAAGCCCGACGCCACCGGGGTCCGGCGCGGCGCCGGCCGGACGGCCGACGGCGACGTCCCCGGGCACCCCGAGCGGATCGACCTCCCCCTGGTGGTCCGACGCGCTCGCCGATCCGTGGCGGGATCCGTACGCCCCGGCGGCGGTGGTAGTCCCGGGCCCCGTCGGCGCCGCCGAGCCCGAGCCGGTCACCGACCCGGACGCGCCGGGCCGGCCACGGCTGCGGCAGTTGCTGCTGATCCCGCTGGTCACCGCGCTGCTCGCCGGTGCGCTCGGCGGTGCCCTCGGGTACGCGTTCGCGGTGACCGGCGGCGTGGCCGGGCAGCCGCTGCTCGGCGCCGGCCAGCAGGACCCGCCCGCGCTCGCCCAGCGCAAGCCGGAGTCGCTCGCCGGGGTCGCCGAGAAGGTGCTGCCCAGCGTGGTGACGGTCCGGGTGGCGAGCCTGGGCGGAACGAGCGAGGGCTCCGGCTTCATCGTCAGCGCCGAGGGGCACGTCGTCACCAACGACCACGTCGTCGCCGGCGGCACCGGCAAGGCGACGGTGGTGTTCAACGACGGCAGCACCGCCCCGGCCAGCGTGGTGGGGCAGGATCCGGAGTCCGACATCGCGGTGATCAAGGTGGCCCGGAACGGCCTGCGGCCGGTGGAGTTCGGCGACTCCGAGGCGCTGGCGGTTGGGGACCCGGTGCTGGCCATCGGCTCGCCGCTGTCGCTGACCAACACGGTGACCGCCGGCATCGTGAGCGCCCTCGACCGGACGATGCAGGCGGGCGAGCCGGGCGGGCCCACCCGCTACTACGCCGCCATCCAGACCGACGCCGCGGTCAACCACGGCAACTCGGGCGGCCCGCTCGTCGACTCGGCCGGCCGGGTGATCGGGGTCAATTCGACGATCAAGTCGCTGGTGGCCGACGGGCAGGAGGCCGGCAACATCGGGCTCGCCTTCGCCATCCCGATCAACCAGGCCAAGCGGATCACCCAGGACATCATCGGCACGGGCAGGGCCCGCCGTACGGTGATCGGCGCGCAGGTGGGCGGCACCGGCTCGACGGCCGGCGGCGGCGTACGCCTCGCGGCGGTGGAGCCGTCGGGGCCGGCGGCCGGGGCCGGGCTGAAGGCGGGGGACGTGATCCTGCGGCTCAACGGCCGCCCGATGACCGACCCCACCGACCTGATCGCCCTGGTGCGCAAGTTCGCCCCGGGCTCGGTGGTGACCGTGGAGTATCGGCGCGGTTCCAGCCGGCTGAACGCGTCGGTGACCCTTGCCGCAGACGCCAAGTAGGGAGGCCGCCACCCTCCCCGCCCGGCTCCGACGTGCGTAGTCTTTGGCCTGACGGCGACGAGGAGGCTCAGCGGTGTTCGACAACCTGAACTGGTGGGAGATCGGCGCGCTGCTGCTCCTGGCGCTGCTGATCTTCGGCGACAAGCTGCCCAAGGTCATCGGCGACGGGCTGCGGATGGTGAGCAACCTGCGCAACATGGCCCGCAACGCCACCAGCGACCTGAGCCGCGAGCTGGGCACCGACATCCAGCTGGAGGATCTGCACCCGAAGGCGTTCATCCGCAAGCACCTGCTCAGCGAGGAGGACGAGCAGGCGATCCGGAAGCCGCTCCAGGGGGTCTACGACAACCTGAAGGCCGACGTCAGCGGCGTGCACAACGATCTGAAGGACGTGGCCCGGGCGGCGGACATCCGCAGGTCGAGCGGCGGCTCGACGACGACCTCCGGCGGCGCACCGGCGCCCGCCCCCAGGACGGCCAGCTCGCCCGCCCCCAGGACGGCCAGCTACGACGACGTCACCTGAGCCTGTCGCAGAGACGCCGACGGGGGAGTCCACTCCGGCTCCGAAGCGGACGCCCCTGTTTCGTACGCGCGGATCTGCGGTGCGGTCAGCGGCCGGCCGGCTTGAGGCCGAGCGGCTTGCCGAGCAGCGACTCGCGGCGCACCGCCAGCCGGTCGGCGACCTCGCCCAGGGCCTTCGCGGCCGGCGACTCCGGCTCGGCGAGCACGATCGGGTTGCCGGCGTCGCCGGCCTCACGGACCCGGGTGTCCAGCGGGACCTGGCCGAGCAGCGGCACCTGGGCGCCGATGGTCCGGGTCAGCGACTCGGCGACCGCCTGGCCGCCGCCGGAGCCGAAGATCTCCATCCGGGAGCCGTCGGGCAGCTCCAGCCAGGACATGTTCTCGATGACGCCGACCACCCGCTGGTGGGTCTGGAGCGCGATCGCGCCGGCCCGCTCGGCCACCTCCGCGGCGGCCGCCTGGGGCGTGGTGACCACCAGGATCTCGGAGTTCGGCAGCAGCTGGGCCAGCGAGATGGCCACGTCGCCGGTGCCCGGGGGCAGGTCGAGCAGGAGCACGTCCAGGTCGCCCCAGTAGACATCGGCGAGGAACTGCTGCAACGCCCGGTGCAGCATCGGGCCGCGCCAGACCACCGCCGCGTTGCCGGCGGTGAACATGCCGATCGAGATGACCTTCACGCCGTGCGACTGCGGCGGCATGATCATGTCCTCGACGCGGGTGGGGAGGCCGTCCGCGCCGAGCATCCGGGGCACGGAGTGGCCGTAGATGTCCGCGTCGACCACGCCGACGGAGAGCCCCCGGGCGGCCAGCGCGGCGGCCAGGTTGACCGTGACGCTGGACTTGCCGACGCCGCCCTTGCCGCTGGCCACCGCGTACACCCGGGTGCGGGAGCCGGGCTGGGCGAACGGGATGACGGGCTCCTCGGTAGCGCCGCCGCCGCGCAGCTTCGACTGGAGCGCCTGGCGCTGCTCCGGGCTCATCACCCCGAACTCGATCTCGACCCCGGTCACCCCGGGCACCGCGCCGACGGCGGCGGTGATGTCCGTACGCAGCTTCTCCTTCAGCGGGCAGCCGGCGACGGTGAGCAGCAGCTCCACCCGGACCACACCGTCGTCGCCGACCTGCGCGGAACGGACCATGCCGAGGTCGGTGATGGGCCGGCGGATCTCCGGGTCGTCGACGGTGGCCAGGGCGGCCTGGACGGCGTCCGCGACGGTGCTGACGGGTGCTGACATGCAGGCAATGCTACGTCGAAGGCGATCCGGGCCGGCCGCTGGCAGGGCCCGGTGTGAGCGAATCAATGGGGACCGGCCGGCGGCTCAGCGCTCCCGGACCGGCCCCTCCGCGCGGCCGTCGCGGGGCAGGTCGCCGTCCAGCTCGTCGCGCGGCTCGTCCAGCGGCTGCCCGCCGCGCCCCGGCGTCCGGTCGGGCTGCCGGCGCTCCAGCCGCTGCCGCCGCTGGTTCGCCTCGTCCAGCTCCTCGGCCAGCCGGGCCAGCTCAGAGCGGACGAAGTCCCGCGTGGCCACCTCGCCCATCGCGATCCGCAGCGCCGCGATCTCCCGGGCCAGGTACTCGGTGTCGGCCTTCTGCATGGTCGCCCGGCGCCGGTCCTCCTCCAGTGCCACACGGTCCCGGTCCGCCTGCCGGTTCTGCGCGAGCAGGATCAGCGGGGCCGCGTACGACGCCTGCAGCGACAGCACCAGGGTCAGGAACGTGAACGTGTACGGGTCGAACCGCCAGCTCGCCGGGGCCAGGGTGTTCCAGGCGAACCAGATCGCGATCACCAGCGTCATGTAGACGATGAACATGGCCGTGCCCATGTTCCGGGCGATCCCCTCGGACCAGCGACCGAACGCCTCCTGGTCGATCCGGGGCAGCCTCAGCCCCCGGGGCTCCCGCGGCTGGTCCAGCCGTCCGGCCCGGCGCGGCTCACTCATTCGCGCCGTCCAGCACCTCGTCGACGGCGACGGGGGCGGTCGCGGTGTCCCGCTCCCGCCAGTCCGGCGGCAGCGAGTGGTCGAGTACGTCGTCCACCGTCACCGCGCCGACCAGCCGGTTGCTCCGGTCCACCACCGGCATGGCGACCAGGTCGTACGTGGCCATCCGGCGGGTGATCTCCGGCAGCGGGGTGGTCGGGCGCAGCGGGTCGATGTCGTTGACCA is part of the Micromonospora olivasterospora genome and encodes:
- a CDS encoding DUF1003 domain-containing protein; translation: MSEPRRAGRLDQPREPRGLRLPRIDQEAFGRWSEGIARNMGTAMFIVYMTLVIAIWFAWNTLAPASWRFDPYTFTFLTLVLSLQASYAAPLILLAQNRQADRDRVALEEDRRRATMQKADTEYLAREIAALRIAMGEVATRDFVRSELARLAEELDEANQRRQRLERRQPDRTPGRGGQPLDEPRDELDGDLPRDGRAEGPVRER
- a CDS encoding IS110 family transposase — its product is MRGLPEEIPDADSEKVWERVCAVDVAKESGMVCTRLPAAGGRRVSRVWQVTATTNAVSDLAADLVAAGVERVTVESTSDYWRIWFYLFEAAGLDVQLVNARDVKNVPGRPKTDKLDAVWLAKLTEKGLLRPSFVPAAPVRVLRDYTRMRVDLVRDRTRYWSRLEKLLEDALIKVSSVASTLRTVSTRDMVEALIAGQRDPATLASLAHGALRRKRNALIEALTGRFDDHHGELARILLDQIDRLDTEIAKLTTRIGQILDDIDPPSQPGGGDGDTPAPDARRRLAEIPGISTESAQLIIAEIGLDMTRFPTAAHLVSWAKLCPRTIQSGTSLTAGKTGKGNPYLKGALGMAAATVARGKGTFLSERYRRLVTRRGKGKAKVAVARSILVIIWHLLNDPTARYHDLGADFHERRINTTRKINSLVRQLEALGHTVTLQPTT
- a CDS encoding preprotein translocase subunit TatB; protein product: MFDNLNWWEIGALLLLALLIFGDKLPKVIGDGLRMVSNLRNMARNATSDLSRELGTDIQLEDLHPKAFIRKHLLSEEDEQAIRKPLQGVYDNLKADVSGVHNDLKDVARAADIRRSSGGSTTTSGGAPAPAPRTASSPAPRTASYDDVT
- a CDS encoding S1C family serine protease, whose product is MGGTDVTDGWDWRQPGGSPTPPGSGAAPAGRPTATSPGTPSGSTSPWWSDALADPWRDPYAPAAVVVPGPVGAAEPEPVTDPDAPGRPRLRQLLLIPLVTALLAGALGGALGYAFAVTGGVAGQPLLGAGQQDPPALAQRKPESLAGVAEKVLPSVVTVRVASLGGTSEGSGFIVSAEGHVVTNDHVVAGGTGKATVVFNDGSTAPASVVGQDPESDIAVIKVARNGLRPVEFGDSEALAVGDPVLAIGSPLSLTNTVTAGIVSALDRTMQAGEPGGPTRYYAAIQTDAAVNHGNSGGPLVDSAGRVIGVNSTIKSLVADGQEAGNIGLAFAIPINQAKRITQDIIGTGRARRTVIGAQVGGTGSTAGGGVRLAAVEPSGPAAGAGLKAGDVILRLNGRPMTDPTDLIALVRKFAPGSVVTVEYRRGSSRLNASVTLAADAK
- a CDS encoding O-methyltransferase, with the protein product MQFAESYVTEDLVLRTARSLAREVGLDAVTPGAGAALRLLAAAGSARAVVEIGTGTGVSGVWLLRGMRPDGVLTTIDVEVEHQRIARRIFTEAGFPAGRTRIITGRALDVLPRLADGAYDLVFVDAESTGFNACVDAALRLLRPGGVLALNGALAGGRIGDPAARDVETVTVREAIKAIRESEHWIPALLPLGHGLLAAVKC
- a CDS encoding Mrp/NBP35 family ATP-binding protein, which translates into the protein MSAPVSTVADAVQAALATVDDPEIRRPITDLGMVRSAQVGDDGVVRVELLLTVAGCPLKEKLRTDITAAVGAVPGVTGVEIEFGVMSPEQRQALQSKLRGGGATEEPVIPFAQPGSRTRVYAVASGKGGVGKSSVTVNLAAALAARGLSVGVVDADIYGHSVPRMLGADGLPTRVEDMIMPPQSHGVKVISIGMFTAGNAAVVWRGPMLHRALQQFLADVYWGDLDVLLLDLPPGTGDVAISLAQLLPNSEILVVTTPQAAAAEVAERAGAIALQTHQRVVGVIENMSWLELPDGSRMEIFGSGGGQAVAESLTRTIGAQVPLLGQVPLDTRVREAGDAGNPIVLAEPESPAAKALGEVADRLAVRRESLLGKPLGLKPAGR